From the genome of Pseudomonadota bacterium:
AGACAGCGATATCGTGGTCAAGGACACACTGATCTCCCGTCTGCACGCGCGCATCGAATTTGTGCGTGGACGCTTCGTGCTGTACGACGAAAGTACGAACGGCACATGCGTCAAAAAGAGTGACGGCGAGGAAAGCTTCGTGCGCCGTGACAGCTTACAGTTGTCGGGAGAAGGGGCAATTGGACTTGGCCGCGTGCCGTTGCCGGGTTCGCCACAAGCGATCCACTTTACGTACGAGGACTAGTGCGCCCGATCGCGCGGCGCGTTGTCGTTCCACCCTCTGATCGTGCCGTCGTCAGCCCAGTCTCATGCTGGCTGTGGGACCACTGGGCCACCGACTCCCAAACGAGAAGGTCAGCCCAGGTCACTCGATTGGGCTACCCAAGCTCTGCCAGAATTGCCTGTTGCTTGGCGCGCAGTGCGTCGGGCAGGCGATCGCCATAACTGTCGAGGTATTCGCCAATCGCCGTCATCTCGTCCCGCCATTTTCCTGCATCGATTGACAAAAGCTCAGCTAGGACGTCCGGCTCGATGTCGAGGCCATCGGTATCGAGGCTCGCTTCGGTTGGGAGAAAGCCGATGGGCGTTTCGACACCGTCAGCCTCGTTCTTGCAGCGCCCGACTATCCAGCGCAAGACGCGGAGGTTTTCGCCAAACCCAGGCCACAGAAAATTGTCGTCCGCATCTTGTCGGAACCAATTGACATGGAACATCTTTGGTAAGTTGTCGGACCGCTCGCTGAGGCTCAGCCAGTGATTCCAGTAGTCGGCAAAGTTGTAACCGCAGAAGGGTTTCATGGCCATCGGATCGCGGCGGACAACGCCCACAGCGCCGGTTGCGGCGGCGGTGGTTTCAGAAGCCACCCCGGCGCCCACTAGCACGCCGTGTTCCCAGTTTTTCGCCTGATACACAAGCGGTGCGGTTTCACGACGACGACCACCGAATACAATGGCTGAAATCGGCACGCCCTGAGGATCGTCGGTCATCGGCGAATAGGCCGGGTTGTTGCGCGCGCTCACCGTAAAGCGTGAATTGGGGTGCGCCGCCGGTGATTGATCACCATTGATCGCCGCGCCTTTCCAGTTGGTCACGGGCGTGGTGTTTGGTCGACCTTCCCACCACGGCTCGTTGTCGGCCGTCACCGCGACGTTGGTGAAAATCGTGTCCTTTTGAATCATGTCGAACGCGTGTGGGTTCGTTTTAGGGCTCGTGCCCGGCACTACCCCAAAGTATCCCGCTTCGGGATTAATCGCGTAGAGTCGACCGTCATCACCCATATGCAGCCACGCGATATCATCGCCAACCGTCCATATCTTCCAACCTGCTTGCGTTTCGGGGGGCACCATCATCGCCAGATTGGTTTTCCCACAGGCCGACGGAAACGCCGCAGCGATGTAATGGGTTTCGCCTTCAGGACTTTCCATGCCGAGAATTAGCATGTGCTCGGCGAGCCAGCCTTCCTGTCGAGCTTGGTAGCTGGCGATACGAAGTGCATGACATTTTTTGCCCAGCAGCGCATTACCGCCATAGCCTGATCCGTAGCTTTTGATGCTCAATTCGTCAGGAAAATGCATGATGAAACGACGATCGGGGTCGAGTTCACCGGTGGAGTGCAGGCCCTTCACGAAGGTGCCGTCGCGTTCAATGCGTGCCAGCGCGTCGCTGCCCATTCTCGTCATGATGCGCATGTTGGCCACAACGTAGGGGCTGTCGGTAATTTCGACGCCGCATCGTGACAGAGGCGAGTCGATTGGGCCCATGCAATAGGGGATCACATAAAGCGTGCGGCCCGCCATGCACCCGTCGAATAGTGCGTCCATTTTGGCGTGACCGTCCAATGGCGCCATCCAGTGATTATTCGGCCCGGCATCCGCCTCTTCGGGTGTGCAGATAAATGTGAGATGTTCAACGCGGGCGACGTCTTGTTGGTCGGACAGGTGAAGATAGCAATTTGGAAAGGATGTTTCGTTGAGTTTCGACAAGCTGCCATTGTTGAGCATCAGGTCCGTCAGCATCTGGTTCTCGGCATCGTCGCCTGTGCACCAGTGAATCTGATCCGGACGCGTGAGTGCCGCGCACTCATCAACCCATTGTTTTAGCGCCTGATTAGTTGTCATAAGTCTGTTCCTGCCGCCGGCTCTTAAAGGTTGGGGGGAGATTATACGCAGGTAGTTTCACGAGTCACTAAATGCAAAAAAAAACGCCCTCATTTCGAGGGCGTTTGAATTGGCTTGACCATACGCTCGAGAGAGAAAAGCGTCGGTATGCCGCTACCTTAGCGCTTACGCGAGGTGGTTTTCTTAGCCGTTTTGCGAGCGCGTGTGGCGGTTTTCTTCGCTGCTTTTTTGACCGTCGCGGTCTTTTTGCGCGCTTTTTTCACCACTTTCGCCTTGGCCTTAGTGGCTTTCTTCGCCACGGTTTCGCCGCGGTTACCAAATTCAGTCACGGTTTCCGATACCAGTCCAGACAGGTCTTCGCGTGTGTCAACGAGCACGTTGAGTACTTTCTTGGCGTCGCGCGTCAGACGCTGACGGCTTTTCGGCATCAGGTCGATTTGATCGGCCCACAGGTCCTGCAGGCTCTCGGCGTTAGCCGCTACGTCAAGGCGCTTCGCCGCAGCGGTCAGCGTACCTTCGAGCATGTCAGCTTGCTCGCTGACGAGCTTGGCGACCGACTTGTGCGTGATTTTGTTCAGCTTCAGCACTTTGTCCGACGCAAACGCAACGGTTGAGGTGCTGGCGCCGATCAGGTTTGAGCCAGTAGAGGCCAAGCGGCGGCTGTTCTTAATACCCAGAGCGGCCAGATTCAGCGAGCGATCCACGACAGGCTGAACAATGTTTTCAACGATGGGGTTCATAACGATCTCCTTGAGGATGTATAGTGCAGTGCAATATGTTGCGATGCAGAATAACACAATGGTGCAGTGTGTCAATACCCATCTGTGATCGGTGTCACGTTTTCCTCGTATCGACCGATCTTTTCGTCCCATCTTCATGAATTATCACAGTATTCCGTCAAATATTTGACGCGTTCTGTGACCGTTCTCACAGGTCAAATAGGGGTTTTTACTTATCATCCCGAACGTCGAAATCAGACTTTTACTGGTCACCGATCTTCGAATTGCGGCGAATCCCCGCGCCAATGGGGCTCTCCGCTTGCGATCACGGCCGTTTTGAGCGGCACACACGTAAGGATGAGGACATGTCACCACTCGTATCCGAGCCACGAACAGGCCTTTTTGCCTGGCTGGCCTCCACGATTCTCGTTGTCACCGTTGCCTTGAGTCCGGCGGCCCTCGCCGTTGGCACGGTCGCGGGAACGGATATCTCCAACACGGCCAGCGTGAGCTACGAGCTCAACGGCACACCGGTTACCGCCGATTCACCACCGGTTGTTGTGACGGTGGCGGAGATCATCGACGTGGATGTCACGCTGCAAAGTCCCCAGCTGCCGGTTGCACCGGGAGACACGAATCAGGCGATCGTTTTTACGGTGACGAATACGGGTAATGGCACGGAAACGTTTACGCTCGCCGGACTGAGTACGCTCGCGGGGGATGACTTCGATCCTGTGCTGTCAGCACCCAATGCACTGTTTTTTGATACCGACAACAGCGGTGACCTCTCACCGGGTGACACGCCATACAACCCCGGCACGAATGACCCGGTCTTAGCCCCGGATGAAGTGATTACGGTATTGCTGGCCAACGACATTCCGGCTGGATTGCTGGACACCAATCTTGGTCAAACGCAGCTTACGGCCACCTCGACAACCGGTACAGGCGCGGCAGGCACTGTGTTTGCCGGAGCCGGCGATGGCGGCGTGGATGCCATGACGGGCTCGACCGAAGGTGAAGACAACGATGTCGGTGAGTACATCATCGAAACGATCAGTGTCGCTGTCGCCAAGAGCGCCACCGTTAGCGATCCGTTCGGTGGCACCACACCGGTGCCGGGCGCTCAGATCACCTATCAGATCACCACCACCGTAACCGGCACAGGCACGGCGGTGGGTGTCGTCGTCGACGACCCAATTCCGACGAATACCACTTTTTTACCGGCGTCAATCACTCTGAATGGCGCCAATCTCACGGACGCCGCCGACGGTGACGTGGGTGAGTTCGATGCAGGCGTGCCCGGTATTTCGGTTGCACTGGGCGATCTGGCGGCGGCGGACGGTCCGCAGGTCGTCGAATTTATCGTTGTTATTGATTAATCCACTTTGGGGGAAACGTTATGAACCTCGTTAGAACGTTAGTTTTATTCACGCTCGCGACTGTGGCGACCAATGTCATGGCTGAATCTCAGCCGATCAGCGTCAACACGGCAGCAGAGAAAGAAGAGCGCTACGTGGATGCAGACGGTGTTGAGCGATCGCGCCTAGTGCCTGTTACCACGGTGATTCCAGGCGATCAGGTGGTATACACCATCACCTTCGCGAATCAAGGCACACAGCGGGCGGACGGCATCAAGATCGTCGACCCCATACCCGCGCAAATGCGCTACATCGAAAGCTCTGCCTTCGGGCCGGGCACAACCATTTCGTTCTCAGCCGATGGCGGGCAGACGTTTGCTGCGGCGAATGCCGTGATGATCGAGGACAACGGCACCGCACGCGTGGCGTCGCCGACCGAATACACGCACATCCAGTGGCTGTTCAACAGTTCGCTTGAACCGGGCGCGCAAGGCTACGCCCAGTTTAAAGCGCAACTGAAGTAAGCCTTTGGGGGATTCGCCTGTTGTTGTTAGTCACCCAAGTCGCACGACGCGACGGACGGTGAGAGTTTAGGAGTGAAGTTGTGATGAACCATCGAGTAACCGGAACCTACGGCCTCAAGCTGACGTTGTTGTCGGCTTTGTTGGCGTTGGCTCCTTATGCAATGAGCGCCGGCACCGATCCAGGTGGCACGGCGGCGGGACAGACTGTCTCGAACCAGGCGACCCTGGATTACCAGGTCGGCGGCGTCAGTCAAACGCAAATTTTGAGTGATAACGACGGCAACCCGATTAACGGCATTAGTGCGACGACGTTTGTCGTTGATCGTAAGCTTGATTCATCGGTGACCGAGCTTAGCACCACTTACAATAGCGCCACGACCACCACGGTAGGTCCTGGCCTGTCTCAGGGTGCTGGCAGCACGGGCGCGGTGTTGGCGTTCACGTTGACCAACGAAGGTAACGAGATCCAAGACTTTTCACTGACGGCGCAAGCGACCACATTTGATCCGTTTGGCGGAGCCGATAACTTCGACGCCACAAACGTTAATGTGTTTGTCGACGCGGACGGTAACGGTGTTTACGATCCGGCGGTCGATACGGCAACCTTTGTGGATGAGTTGGACTACGTGGGCAACCCGGGTGGTAACTCCAGCTCTGTCGTCGTCTTCATCGTGTCGGATATCCCGATCGCACAGACGAACGGCGACATCGCGGCGTACGTGCTCAATGCACAGGTCGCCGAGGGTGGCGCAGCGGGTCAAGGTGCGGACATCACGACCGATGACTCCGGCACCGCGGATGATCCCAATACGGTGCAGGATGTGTTCGCTGACGAAGACAATGCCAACAACGGCGGTGACGGAGATCGCGATGGTATATCGTCGGCCGAAGATGCGTATCTGGTGGGCGCGCCCCAGTTGTCGATTAATAAGACGTCTGCGGTGATTGCCGATCCATTTACCTGTCCGGGCTTCCCGGGAACCGCTTGTCCAGGCGGCGCCAATCCGAAAGCGATTCCGGGCGGCATCATCGAGTACACCATCACTGTTGCGAATGCCGCTGGATCGGCGTCGGCCACATCGGTGAGCATCGGTGATGATCTGTCGGCGGAAATTGTCGGCGGCGGTGGCACCGAAGCCATCGACTTCATTGCAGGCCAATTTGGCGGCAATGACATCGAACTCACCTCAATTGTCGGCGGTGTCCCCACCGTCACCAACCTGACCGCGGCATCCGACGCCGATGTTGGCCAGTTTGTTGCCAATGTGCTGTCGGTGACCGTCGCCAGCCTGGCAGCCGGCGATAGCGCAGAAGTGCGTTTCCGGGTAGAGATTCAGTAACCCGAAAATGCAGGCGATTCATCACAACACGCTTGCTGGCGTGCGTCCGGGCATGAGCCCGGACGCGCGCCGTGCGGCTTGTGCGGAATCGTCTGAGATGAAGGTTGCGACGCCGCCTTTACCAAGCGGTGCGGTGCCTCATTTGCCGGATAAGCAGGGGCGCTTGTGCACCGGCACTGTTCATCCCAAAAAGAATCCTTCAACGCGTCACAATCTGACGCGTTTAGTGGTCTATGCGCTGGGGATTTTCGTCATCGGTTTGTCTACCGCTCACGCGCAGACGCTACCGGGGACCGCCGTCGACAATGTCGCGGAAGTGCGCTTCACAACGCCACTGGGAATTGCAGCCGCCATCGATAGCAATGTCGTTTCGCTGACAACCCAGCTCGCTCCGACCGACGCCGAGATTGCCTTTGTGCAGGTTGGTGAGGCAGGTGGTGACCAATCGATTCACCCCACTGAGTGCGTGTCGGCCACCGGCGCGCAGATGTTGCCGGATCCAAAGTTGTTTTCAGGCGCGACGGTCGATTCGAACGGATTGTTCACCATTGACGACGCCGCTTTTTTTCATGGCGGTGATCCGCTGTTTGTGCAACTGGATGATCAGGACCAAAATCTAGACGCGACGGCACTGGATACCATCGCCGTGACGATTTCCTTTGCGGCAACGGGCGACAGCGAGGACCTAAACCTCACCGAAACGGACGTCAATACGGGGCTATTTGTGGGGTACATTCCCACCGCAGTGAGTGTGGCGAGCGCGAACGACTGCGTGCTGCAGGTCGAGTTAGGCGGTCAAGCTCAGGCGAGTTATACCGATCCCAATGATGCAACCGATGTTTCAGCCAGCAGCGCGCTGGTCGATCCATTAGGTATTGTGTTTGATTCGGGTAACGGTGCGCCCATCAACGGCGCTGAAGTTCGCCTGATTAATCAGGCCACCGGTCTTCCGGCCACCGTGTTTGGTGACGATGGGGTCAGCACCTATCCATCGGAGGTCATCACCGGGGGGTCGGTCACAGACAGCGGTGGCACCCAGTATATTTTTGATGACGGCGCATTTCGCTTTCCACTGATTGCACCAGGTCGCTATCGTCTTGAGGTCATTCCACCTCCGGGCTACACGGGGCCCTCCATTGTCGCAATCAATGATCTGCAGCAGTTACCGGGCGCACCGTTTACCTTAGTGCCGGCGTCATTCGGTGCCGAGTTTGTGGTCAACCCCGGGCCAGTTGTGCGCATTGATGTGCCACTGGATCCATCTTCTGCAGCGCTTTTCTTGCAGAAAACCTCGCCGCTTAACGTGGCGGCACCCGGCGACTTCGTGCCCTACGAGTTGCGAGTTGATAATGCTGACGGCGTGGCGCGGGTCGATGATGTTCGCATTACGGATAATCTGCCGGCAGGGTTTCGCTTGGTGAGCGACTCTGTGCGAATTGATGGCCAGCCGGCGCCAGACCCGGTGATCGATAGCACGGGTCGCGGTTTAACGTTCTTGCTGGGCACGCTCAACGGCGGTCAGAGTCAACGCGTCAGCTATGTAACAGAAGTGACCAACGCCATCCGTGGCGAGGAAGCGGTCAATAGCGCAGTGGCCGCTGGCAACGGCGGTATTGAATCGAATGTAGCGAGCGCCACCAATACACTCACTGAAGATCTGTTTGCGTCCAATAGTTTTCTAATCGGCCGTGTCATCAACGGTAGTTGCGACGATACGGTCGACAATGATCTTGAAGGCGTCGCCAACACGCGCATCTATCTCGAAGATGGTCGCTACGCCATCACCGATGAAGGCGGGCGCTTCCACTTTGAAGGCGTGGAACCAGGCGCGCATGTGGTTCAACTGGATGTCGATAGTATTCCGACGCATATGGAAGTGATTCCCTGTCAAAACAACTCCCGGTTTGCCGGTCGGGCGTTCTCTCAGTTTGTTGATCTACGCGCCGGCTCATTGTGGCGAGCGGATTTTTACTTGCAGCCCATACCACCAGCGGATGGCGCGGTGGACGTATTATTGGAATCGCGTCCGGTTGCGGATGGCGTGGACTACTCGCTGACCGTGCTCGGTCGCGGTGATGTCGTTATTGGTGATCTTGAGGCATTGGTGCTGATGCCGGATGGCGCTGAATATGTCGCCGGTAGCGCCGCCCGCAACGGCCAGGCACTGGATAACCCAGCCGTTAACGGAAGCCTGTTGACGTTTCGCTTGGGCACTCGTGAGGGTGACTGGCAAGAGATTGTGACGTTTCGCGCGCGCTATGGTGCAGGGGGTCGCGAGTGGCTTACCAAGGCGATGGCCTCGTTCGAGGCTGGCGATGAGAAGAAGCGTACGCCACTCGTGGACAATCTGCTTGTATTCGAACCATCGGTTGAGGAGCGTGTTGAATTCACGCTTACGCCAAAATTTGGTACGCGTCGGGCACAACTAAGTGAGGCCGATCGCCGCGATATCGATAACGTCATTGCCCAGATCAAAGGTGCACGGGATATTCGTGTGCACATCGTCGGTCACACGGACAATGTCCCCATTGCCCCGCAAAACAGGACCGAATTCGCGGACAATCGTGTGCTGTCACACGCGCGTGCCGCGGGTGTGGCGCGCTACGTGCGCGATGAGCTAGGGCTTTTACCAAGTCAAATGACCGTAGAGGGAAAAGGCGCCGACCAACCCCGCGAGAGTAACGCCACCCCCGAGGGCCGCAAAGCTAATCGCCGCGTGGCGCTGTCGATTTGGGGTGAAAAGCCGGTGCTCAATTCGCGTCGACAAGTGGCGGCTGGCAGTCGGCTATTAAGTGATCTGCAGTCGCTCACGGTGACCGGGACAACGTCGGCGCCGAGCGAACCACTTAGTCGCGCGCAGGCCGTAACGTCGGCGGGCCCCGATTACTTTGCAGATGAGACGCTCGTTGAAACGCTCGAACCTGGTTTTGAACTGCTGCAACCCGCAGCGGATGAGAACCTTGCTATTCCGAGTCTTAAAATTGCGGTGAAACACGCGCCTGATCAACGGGTGCAACTTGAGCTGAATGATCAGCCAGTAAATGGCATTCACTATGAAGGTAAAAACCGTAATGGCGCTCGCACGGTCGCGGTGAGTCGATGGCGTGGCGTTAACGTCGAGCCCGGTCAGAACCGTTTGTCGGTGGTGTTGTTAGATCGAAATAACCACGAGCTGGAGCGTATTGAGCGAATTGTTCACTTTAGCGGTGGACCGGTACGCGCAGAGCTTGATGTGAACGCGTCAACGCTGATTGCCGATGGTCGACAGCGCCCAGTGATCGTGCTGAATACGTTTGACCGTGAACAGTACCCGGGACGGCCGGAAGCGGTTGGCGTTTATCATGTCGAGCCACCGTATCGCTCAATGTGGGAAGTTAATGCCGCGCGTGAAAATCAATTGGTGGTGGTTGGCGATCGCGACCCGGTTTACACGCTCAACGCGAAAGGGCAGGCCATCATCGAACTGGAGCCGACGTCGCAGGCGGGCGAAGTAGTGCTCAATCTTGAGTTTGAGAACGGCCTGGAGCAGGAAATTCGGGCTTGGCTCAAGCCGGCTGCGCGCGATTGGATTTTGGTGGGTCTAGCCGAAGGTACCGTTGGCTACAACACGCTGCGCGATAACCTCGAGAACGCGTCGGATGATGGCCTCGAGGACGACTTTTATGAAGAGGGGCGTTTGGCGTTTTTTGCCAAAGGGCGAATTCGTGGCGACTTTCTGTTAACGCTTGCCTACGACACACGTGGGCGATCACGTGATCGCCTTTTTGGCACAATCGACCCCGATCGGTTTTACACACTGTATGGTGATGCAACGGAACAGCGCTTCGATGCCGCCAGCCAGGAAAAACTCTTTCTCAAGATCGAGCGAAATCAATTCTATGCGCTGTTTGGCGACCACCAAACGGGGCTTACCGTCACCGAACTCTCGCGCTACAACCGATCGCTCACGGGCGTTAAAAGCGAATACGTCGGGGAGCGCTTTGGCTACAATGTGTTTGCCGCGGAGACCAATCAAGCGTTTGTAAAAGACGAAATTGCCGGCGACGGGACGTCAGGCCTTTATCAGCTTAGCCGCCGACCGATCATTATCAATAGTGAAAAGGTTACGCTTGAGGTACGAGATCGTTTTCGAACAGAAGTGATTGTCGAGAGTCGCAGCTTGGCTCGCCATCTTGACTACAATATTGACTATTTGCAGGGCACGCTCTTTTTCAAGCAACCAGTGCTCAGCCGCGACGCGCAGTTTAATCCCGTGTTTATTGTGGTGGACTATGAGAGTCGCGATGACGGTGACGACGAGCTCATCGCCGGTGGTCGTGCATCGTATCGTCCGGTTGCGAATGTGGAACTGGGAGCAACGGCGATACGCGAAGGCATGGCCGGCGGCACGGGTGAACTCATGGGTGCCGATCTGACGGTGATCGTGCGCCCGGGTACCGAGCTTCGCGCTGAGTACGCCACAAGCGATTCGACGCAAAATGGTGTTGCGTCGGAGGGAGACGCCTATTCACTGGAGTTGCGACATCAGGGCGAGAAGCTCGATGGCGTGGTGTACACCCGCGAGCAGCAATCCGGCTTTGGTCTAGGGCAGCAGCGCGGAACGGAGAGCGGAACACGCAAAACAGGGTTTGCGGGTCGTCTTCGTATGAGTCGAACACTGACCCTAAACACCGATGTCTATACGCAAAAGAACCTTGGCAATGGCGCAACGCGCGATGTGGTTCAAGGCGAAGTGCGCTACCAGAGTGGCCGCGCGACCGTGGGTGTCGGTTTGCGTTCGGCCGCCGATGAAGATGAAACGGGCGTGAGCCGAAAATCAGAGCAAGCCTTTGTAAATGGTAGCTATCAGTTGCTTGATAATCGATTAACATTGCGCGGCAGTACGGATTTTTCACTGGGCGACAACGCGAGCGGCGACTTTCCTCGACGCACATTGCTTGGCATGGATTATCGACTAAACGATCGCGTCACCGTGTTTGGCGAGTATGAAGTTGCCGAAGGGGACAACATCGAGGCGCAGACGTCACGCGGCGGGATCAAAGTCACCCCATGGGAACGTGCCAACGTCAATGCGTCAGTGAATCGTGCGATTTCCGAGTACGGACCACGCGTGTTTGCAAATGTGGGTTTGGTACAGGGCTTTCAACTCAATGACAAGGTGACGCTGGACGCGGGCTTCGATCATGGCAATACCCTAGCGACACCAGAGTTTAATGATTTTAATATCGATACACCGCCCACGTCGGGCGCGATTGGTGAAGACTTTACCAGCGTGTTTGTTGGTGGTGTGTACCGCAGTGAAGACTGGTCTGCCACTTCACGCCTCGAGCTCCGTCGCTCTGATCTGGAAGATCGCGAAACGCTGCAGGTTGGCTTCTATCGCGAGGAAAAAGAAGGCGTCGGCTTTAGCCTCAACGCCCAGGTGTTCAACAGTGAATCGGGTGATGTGAATAACCTCAATGCCGATGTCCGACTTGGACTGGCCTATCGGCCCGCCGATAGCGAGTGGGCAATTTTCGACCGCCTCGATCTTGGGTACGACGATTTCGATTCATTGAGTGATTCGCGACGGTCATGGAAAGTCGTGAATAATCTCAATCTCAACTGGATGATGAGTCGCGACACACAAATCGATTTTCAGTACGGCGCCAAGTTTGTTCGCAGTAATATCGCTGATCAGAGCTATACCGGTTTCTCCGACTTAGTGGGTGTGGCCTGGCGACACGACGTCAATGACCGTTTCGATGTTGGTTTGCACGGTCATGTGCGTCACGCCTGGCGCTCTGACGTCTACGATTACTCGATTGGTTTTGAGGCGGGGGTTACGGTAATGCGCAACGCCTGGGTAAGTGTTGGCTACAACGTAACAGGATTTGAGGATGACGACTTTAGCCAAGCAGGCTATCTCGCCTCGGGTCCGTATATTCGATTCCGTCTAAAAGCCGATCAACATACGTTTGATGATTTTCGTCGCGGCATGTTGTTCCGCCGCGAAGACGTGGCGGTCAATACGGCACGACGACGCGCACGACAATAGAATTGACACCGTGCCACGGCAATTGTGGCAATCCTGTGATCAATCCAGTCAATCGGCCGACTGTGACTGGATTACCTCGCGACTTCGGTGGTCGTCAATGGTAAGGTCCGCGCATGAAAGCGCGCGGTACATCGCCTACTCACGCTAAACGCAGTAAGACTGCGCCACGCGCGCGTGCCGGGACTCGATCGAAAAAGCGCAAGACCAAAAAGAAAAAGACACTGAAGTCAACGCGCAAGCCCGCTCGGAAGCGTGTGCGGGCCAAGCGTACACCCTCTGTTCGTCGCCGACTTCTAACCGGACTGCTGGCGCTGATGGGCGTTGCACTGCTCATGACGGCACTCTATGGATTGGTGCTCGATGCGCAGATAAAAGAGCGTTTTGCGGGGCAACCGTGGGCGCAACCGGCCAGGGTTTTCGCCAGGCCGATCGATTT
Proteins encoded in this window:
- a CDS encoding phosphoenolpyruvate carboxykinase (GTP); amino-acid sequence: MTTNQALKQWVDECAALTRPDQIHWCTGDDAENQMLTDLMLNNGSLSKLNETSFPNCYLHLSDQQDVARVEHLTFICTPEEADAGPNNHWMAPLDGHAKMDALFDGCMAGRTLYVIPYCMGPIDSPLSRCGVEITDSPYVVANMRIMTRMGSDALARIERDGTFVKGLHSTGELDPDRRFIMHFPDELSIKSYGSGYGGNALLGKKCHALRIASYQARQEGWLAEHMLILGMESPEGETHYIAAAFPSACGKTNLAMMVPPETQAGWKIWTVGDDIAWLHMGDDGRLYAINPEAGYFGVVPGTSPKTNPHAFDMIQKDTIFTNVAVTADNEPWWEGRPNTTPVTNWKGAAINGDQSPAAHPNSRFTVSARNNPAYSPMTDDPQGVPISAIVFGGRRRETAPLVYQAKNWEHGVLVGAGVASETTAAATGAVGVVRRDPMAMKPFCGYNFADYWNHWLSLSERSDNLPKMFHVNWFRQDADDNFLWPGFGENLRVLRWIVGRCKNEADGVETPIGFLPTEASLDTDGLDIEPDVLAELLSIDAGKWRDEMTAIGEYLDSYGDRLPDALRAKQQAILAELG
- a CDS encoding phasin family protein — protein: MNPIVENIVQPVVDRSLNLAALGIKNSRRLASTGSNLIGASTSTVAFASDKVLKLNKITHKSVAKLVSEQADMLEGTLTAAAKRLDVAANAESLQDLWADQIDLMPKSRQRLTRDAKKVLNVLVDTREDLSGLVSETVTEFGNRGETVAKKATKAKAKVVKKARKKTATVKKAAKKTATRARKTAKKTTSRKR
- a CDS encoding OmpA family protein, with amino-acid sequence MQAIHHNTLAGVRPGMSPDARRAACAESSEMKVATPPLPSGAVPHLPDKQGRLCTGTVHPKKNPSTRHNLTRLVVYALGIFVIGLSTAHAQTLPGTAVDNVAEVRFTTPLGIAAAIDSNVVSLTTQLAPTDAEIAFVQVGEAGGDQSIHPTECVSATGAQMLPDPKLFSGATVDSNGLFTIDDAAFFHGGDPLFVQLDDQDQNLDATALDTIAVTISFAATGDSEDLNLTETDVNTGLFVGYIPTAVSVASANDCVLQVELGGQAQASYTDPNDATDVSASSALVDPLGIVFDSGNGAPINGAEVRLINQATGLPATVFGDDGVSTYPSEVITGGSVTDSGGTQYIFDDGAFRFPLIAPGRYRLEVIPPPGYTGPSIVAINDLQQLPGAPFTLVPASFGAEFVVNPGPVVRIDVPLDPSSAALFLQKTSPLNVAAPGDFVPYELRVDNADGVARVDDVRITDNLPAGFRLVSDSVRIDGQPAPDPVIDSTGRGLTFLLGTLNGGQSQRVSYVTEVTNAIRGEEAVNSAVAAGNGGIESNVASATNTLTEDLFASNSFLIGRVINGSCDDTVDNDLEGVANTRIYLEDGRYAITDEGGRFHFEGVEPGAHVVQLDVDSIPTHMEVIPCQNNSRFAGRAFSQFVDLRAGSLWRADFYLQPIPPADGAVDVLLESRPVADGVDYSLTVLGRGDVVIGDLEALVLMPDGAEYVAGSAARNGQALDNPAVNGSLLTFRLGTREGDWQEIVTFRARYGAGGREWLTKAMASFEAGDEKKRTPLVDNLLVFEPSVEERVEFTLTPKFGTRRAQLSEADRRDIDNVIAQIKGARDIRVHIVGHTDNVPIAPQNRTEFADNRVLSHARAAGVARYVRDELGLLPSQMTVEGKGADQPRESNATPEGRKANRRVALSIWGEKPVLNSRRQVAAGSRLLSDLQSLTVTGTTSAPSEPLSRAQAVTSAGPDYFADETLVETLEPGFELLQPAADENLAIPSLKIAVKHAPDQRVQLELNDQPVNGIHYEGKNRNGARTVAVSRWRGVNVEPGQNRLSVVLLDRNNHELERIERIVHFSGGPVRAELDVNASTLIADGRQRPVIVLNTFDREQYPGRPEAVGVYHVEPPYRSMWEVNAARENQLVVVGDRDPVYTLNAKGQAIIELEPTSQAGEVVLNLEFENGLEQEIRAWLKPAARDWILVGLAEGTVGYNTLRDNLENASDDGLEDDFYEEGRLAFFAKGRIRGDFLLTLAYDTRGRSRDRLFGTIDPDRFYTLYGDATEQRFDAASQEKLFLKIERNQFYALFGDHQTGLTVTELSRYNRSLTGVKSEYVGERFGYNVFAAETNQAFVKDEIAGDGTSGLYQLSRRPIIINSEKVTLEVRDRFRTEVIVESRSLARHLDYNIDYLQGTLFFKQPVLSRDAQFNPVFIVVDYESRDDGDDELIAGGRASYRPVANVELGATAIREGMAGGTGELMGADLTVIVRPGTELRAEYATSDSTQNGVASEGDAYSLELRHQGEKLDGVVYTREQQSGFGLGQQRGTESGTRKTGFAGRLRMSRTLTLNTDVYTQKNLGNGATRDVVQGEVRYQSGRATVGVGLRSAADEDETGVSRKSEQAFVNGSYQLLDNRLTLRGSTDFSLGDNASGDFPRRTLLGMDYRLNDRVTVFGEYEVAEGDNIEAQTSRGGIKVTPWERANVNASVNRAISEYGPRVFANVGLVQGFQLNDKVTLDAGFDHGNTLATPEFNDFNIDTPPTSGAIGEDFTSVFVGGVYRSEDWSATSRLELRRSDLEDRETLQVGFYREEKEGVGFSLNAQVFNSESGDVNNLNADVRLGLAYRPADSEWAIFDRLDLGYDDFDSLSDSRRSWKVVNNLNLNWMMSRDTQIDFQYGAKFVRSNIADQSYTGFSDLVGVAWRHDVNDRFDVGLHGHVRHAWRSDVYDYSIGFEAGVTVMRNAWVSVGYNVTGFEDDDFSQAGYLASGPYIRFRLKADQHTFDDFRRGMLFRREDVAVNTARRRARQ